The Tardiphaga alba genome includes a window with the following:
- a CDS encoding gamma-glutamyltransferase family protein, whose translation MLETPRARRGMVTSPHHLASQAGLDVLKDGGTAVEAAIATAAALAVVYPHMTGIGGDGFWLIAEPGKAPVTVDACGRAGAAVDLAYYAKHGVATIPFRGPLAANTVAGTVSGWQKALDVSKHWQTPLSRERLLESAIYYAESGIVVTRSQSELSTEKFAELKDQPNFAATFLPNGQAPAEGDVLKLPALGATLKRLAADGFESFYTGKLADSIAADLAKVESPVTAADLKQHQASERPPLSTTVRGAQLFNMAPPTQGLSSLMILAMFDRLGVTQAEGFDHIHGLVEATKQAFIVRDEHVGDPDHMTVDPASFLDDAKLDELARHIDRERALPWPHIRKPGDTIWLGVIDGQGRSVSFIQSVYFEFGSGVVLPETGICWQNRGASFRLADGGWNALKPGRKPFHTLNPAMAIFDDGRRMVYGNMGGEGQPQTQSAVFSRYGMFGMPLQQAVTAPRWLLGKTWGNESVTLKVEDRFDPALIQQLRDAGHVVEVLGSYTGTMGHAGAIVLHENGVLEGATDPRSDGAVAAW comes from the coding sequence ATGCTTGAAACACCGCGCGCGCGCCGGGGGATGGTCACCTCGCCGCATCATCTGGCGTCGCAGGCCGGGCTCGATGTGCTCAAGGATGGCGGCACCGCGGTCGAGGCCGCGATTGCGACCGCTGCGGCGCTCGCGGTGGTCTATCCGCATATGACCGGCATCGGCGGCGACGGTTTCTGGCTGATCGCCGAGCCCGGCAAGGCGCCGGTGACGGTGGATGCCTGTGGCCGCGCCGGCGCGGCGGTCGATCTTGCTTATTATGCAAAGCACGGCGTTGCGACGATCCCGTTCCGCGGGCCGCTCGCGGCCAACACCGTGGCCGGCACGGTGTCCGGCTGGCAGAAGGCGCTGGATGTCTCGAAACACTGGCAGACGCCGCTGTCGCGCGAACGGCTGCTGGAAAGTGCGATCTATTATGCCGAGAGCGGCATCGTCGTCACGCGCAGCCAGTCCGAACTCTCGACGGAGAAATTTGCCGAACTGAAGGACCAGCCGAATTTTGCAGCCACGTTCCTGCCGAACGGCCAGGCGCCGGCCGAAGGCGATGTGCTGAAGTTGCCCGCACTCGGTGCGACGTTGAAGCGGCTCGCGGCCGACGGCTTCGAGAGTTTCTACACCGGCAAGCTCGCCGACAGCATCGCCGCCGATCTGGCGAAAGTGGAGTCGCCGGTGACCGCCGCCGACCTGAAGCAGCATCAGGCCAGCGAGCGTCCGCCGCTGTCGACCACGGTGCGCGGCGCGCAGCTGTTCAACATGGCGCCGCCGACGCAGGGCCTGTCGTCGCTGATGATCCTCGCGATGTTCGATCGTCTTGGCGTCACCCAGGCGGAAGGCTTCGATCACATCCACGGTCTCGTCGAGGCGACCAAGCAGGCCTTCATCGTCCGCGACGAGCATGTCGGCGATCCCGATCACATGACCGTCGATCCCGCATCGTTCCTCGACGATGCCAAGCTCGATGAACTCGCCCGTCACATCGATCGCGAACGCGCGCTACCATGGCCGCATATCCGCAAGCCCGGCGACACGATCTGGCTCGGCGTCATCGACGGCCAGGGGCGCTCGGTGTCCTTCATCCAGTCGGTCTATTTCGAATTCGGTTCTGGCGTGGTGCTGCCGGAAACCGGCATCTGCTGGCAGAATCGCGGCGCCTCGTTCCGTCTCGCCGATGGCGGCTGGAATGCCCTGAAGCCCGGCCGCAAGCCGTTCCACACGCTCAATCCGGCGATGGCGATCTTCGATGACGGCCGTCGCATGGTCTATGGCAATATGGGCGGTGAGGGGCAGCCACAGACGCAGTCCGCGGTGTTCTCGCGCTATGGCATGTTCGGCATGCCGCTACAGCAGGCGGTGACGGCACCGCGCTGGTTGCTCGGCAAGACCTGGGGCAATGAGAGCGTGACGCTGAAGGTGGAGGATCGCTTCGATCCCGCGCTGATCCAGCAGTTGCGTGACGCCGGCCATGTGGTCGAGGTGCTCGGCAGCTATACCGGCACCATGGGCCATGCCGGCGCCATCGTGCTGCACGAGAACGGCGTGCTGGAAGGCGCGACCGATCCGAGGTCGGATGGTGCGGTGGCGGCGTGGTGA
- a CDS encoding amidohydrolase family protein, translated as MTIDTLFTSAKFPDGTLNDVAVANGRISAITPTGSAAAIETIDLAGTLVIPSFVEGHIHLDTSFYGDVWRPHVPYSNGFNVQERVAIQADNMAKAAPMAERAKSQLELCLGHGSTRMRSHVMVDGSVGLKSLETIAAVREAHRDVIDIQLVAFPQSGILRSPDTPDLLDAAFDLGADVIGGLDPGGFDRDVEKHLDVVFGIAERRGVDVDIHLHDPSMLGIFEIEQICARTQALGMQGHVAISHAYSLGDVAADVVQRTAELLAKSGVAIMTNAPGARPFPPVKVLRAAGVTVFGGCDNIRDSWWPYGDGDMLGRAMMIGYRSGFNTDEDLALAFDIVTAGGAKALRLDDHGLRVGAKADFVAIDAPAVPQAVVDLPRRRAVYKNGRLVARDGVILPLSSPGLTG; from the coding sequence ATGACCATCGATACACTCTTCACCTCCGCCAAATTCCCCGACGGCACGCTGAACGATGTCGCCGTCGCCAATGGCCGCATCTCCGCCATCACGCCGACTGGCAGTGCCGCAGCAATAGAGACCATCGATCTCGCCGGCACCCTCGTCATTCCATCCTTCGTCGAAGGCCACATCCATCTCGACACCAGTTTTTACGGCGATGTCTGGCGGCCGCATGTGCCTTATTCCAACGGGTTCAACGTGCAGGAGCGCGTCGCCATCCAGGCCGACAACATGGCGAAAGCTGCGCCGATGGCCGAGCGCGCCAAGAGCCAGCTTGAACTGTGCCTCGGCCATGGCAGCACGCGGATGCGCAGCCATGTGATGGTGGACGGCTCGGTGGGCCTGAAGTCGCTGGAGACGATCGCCGCCGTGCGCGAGGCGCATCGCGACGTCATCGACATCCAGCTCGTCGCTTTCCCGCAAAGCGGCATCCTGCGCAGCCCTGATACGCCCGATCTGCTCGATGCCGCTTTTGATCTTGGCGCCGATGTGATCGGTGGCCTCGATCCCGGCGGGTTCGATCGCGATGTGGAAAAGCATCTCGACGTCGTGTTCGGCATCGCCGAGCGCCGCGGCGTCGATGTGGACATCCATCTGCACGATCCCTCGATGCTCGGCATTTTCGAGATCGAGCAAATCTGCGCGCGGACGCAGGCGCTGGGCATGCAGGGCCACGTGGCCATCAGCCATGCCTATTCGCTTGGCGATGTCGCGGCGGATGTGGTGCAGCGAACGGCGGAGCTGCTGGCGAAGAGCGGCGTCGCCATCATGACCAATGCGCCGGGCGCGCGGCCGTTCCCGCCGGTGAAAGTGTTGCGCGCAGCCGGTGTCACCGTGTTCGGCGGCTGCGACAATATCCGCGACAGCTGGTGGCCTTACGGCGATGGCGACATGCTCGGCCGCGCGATGATGATCGGCTACCGTTCGGGCTTCAATACGGATGAGGACCTGGCACTGGCCTTCGATATCGTCACGGCGGGCGGTGCCAAGGCCCTGCGGCTCGACGATCACGGGCTGCGCGTCGGCGCGAAAGCCGATTTCGTCGCCATCGATGCGCCTGCCGTGCCGCAGGCGGTGGTCGATCTGCCCCGGCGCCGCGCCGTCTACAAGAATGGCCGGCTGGTGGCGCGGGATGGGGTGATCCTTCCCTTGTCGTCACCCGGCTTGACCGGGTGA
- a CDS encoding VWA domain-containing protein, producing the protein MRDTLHRFFRAARGAGVRISPAESIDAMRAAAEVGPADREILRDALLLTMAKSGEEKAALAACFDTFFTHPDFEAPPPANDDQDAAADENGQGEAEPAEGSASAQDSSELGALAQMLLAQDRAAIAAALSSAANAAGLPNIRVFTQRGLFASRVLEQLGIAQLRDDIDALTTSNPADAERLATALGSLRETVSEMVSQALLLYGREETEALRNEILRSAPMARLEQRQIAQMRVLIRQIARRLRERFSKPRKRQRRGHLDVRRTIRRNAAWGGVPFLTAWKRRHRDRPKIVAICDVSGSVAQVSDFFLLLIHSLHEVVSDVRSFAFSGNLIEVSAMLENNKPEEAMKQIMSAVGFGSSDYGRSLADFEKDFMSAVTPQTTVIVLGMPAATISIRAPIS; encoded by the coding sequence ATGCGCGACACGCTGCATCGGTTTTTTCGGGCGGCGCGCGGCGCTGGGGTGAGAATCTCGCCTGCCGAAAGCATCGACGCCATGCGCGCTGCCGCCGAAGTGGGGCCCGCCGATCGCGAGATCCTGCGCGATGCGCTGTTGCTCACCATGGCGAAGTCCGGTGAGGAGAAAGCGGCGCTCGCGGCCTGCTTCGACACGTTCTTCACCCATCCCGATTTCGAAGCGCCGCCGCCGGCGAATGACGATCAGGACGCGGCGGCCGACGAGAACGGCCAAGGCGAGGCCGAGCCCGCGGAAGGCTCCGCTTCCGCGCAGGATTCGAGCGAACTCGGCGCGCTCGCGCAGATGCTGCTGGCGCAGGACCGCGCGGCGATTGCAGCTGCGCTGTCGAGTGCCGCCAATGCCGCCGGCCTCCCCAACATCCGTGTGTTTACGCAGCGCGGCCTGTTTGCAAGCCGCGTGCTCGAGCAGCTCGGTATCGCGCAATTGCGCGACGACATTGATGCGCTCACCACCAGCAATCCCGCCGATGCCGAAAGGCTGGCTACGGCGCTCGGCAGCCTGCGCGAGACCGTCAGCGAAATGGTGTCGCAGGCGCTGCTTCTTTATGGGCGCGAGGAGACCGAGGCGCTGCGCAACGAGATCCTGCGCAGTGCGCCGATGGCGCGGCTGGAGCAGCGCCAGATCGCGCAGATGCGCGTGCTGATCCGGCAGATCGCGCGCCGCCTGCGCGAACGCTTCAGCAAGCCGCGCAAGCGGCAGCGTCGCGGCCATCTCGATGTCCGCCGCACCATCCGCCGCAACGCCGCCTGGGGCGGCGTGCCGTTTCTCACGGCCTGGAAACGCCGCCATCGCGACAGACCGAAAATCGTCGCCATCTGCGACGTCTCGGGCTCGGTGGCGCAGGTGTCGGATTTCTTCCTGCTGCTGATCCACAGCCTGCATGAAGTGGTGTCGGACGTGCGCTCCTTCGCATTCTCGGGCAATCTGATCGAGGTCAGCGCCATGCTGGAGAACAACAAGCCGGAAGAGGCGATGAAGCAGATCATGTCTGCGGTCGGCTTCGGCTCGTCGGATTACGGCCGTTCGCTCGCCGATTTCGAAAAGGATTTCATGAGCGCGGTGACGCCGCAGACCACGGTGATCGTGCTGGGGATGCCCGCAGCAACAATCTCGATCCGCGCGCCGATATCCTGA
- a CDS encoding AAA family ATPase — MAETLSSSASIEAVDRGLASAGYIASRQIATAVYLAEKIEKPILVEGPAGVGKTELAKAIAASRGLEMIRMQCYEGLDEAKALYEWKYAKQLLYTQILKDKLGEVLGGADTLAKALDQLHTFGDVFFSKEFVEPRPLLRALEQPKGCVLLIDEIDKSDAEFESLLLEILSDFQVTIPELGTIAAIVPPTVILTSNGERDLGDALKRRCLHLHIGFPEPKLEERIVETRVPGVSATLRKQLVGFVSQVRTLDLKKLPSVSETIDWAKVLVLLGASELGHELVKDTLNVLLKYEGDIEATMPNVSTFVANAGRQGVFG, encoded by the coding sequence GTGGCCGAGACCTTGAGTTCGTCAGCATCGATCGAAGCCGTTGACCGCGGCCTTGCCTCCGCCGGCTATATCGCCAGCCGGCAGATCGCCACCGCGGTCTATCTTGCCGAGAAGATCGAGAAGCCGATCCTGGTCGAAGGCCCGGCGGGCGTCGGCAAGACCGAACTTGCCAAAGCCATCGCCGCCTCGCGCGGCCTCGAGATGATCCGCATGCAATGCTATGAGGGCCTCGACGAGGCCAAAGCGCTGTATGAGTGGAAATATGCCAAGCAGCTGCTCTACACGCAGATCCTGAAGGACAAGCTCGGCGAAGTGCTGGGCGGCGCCGATACGCTGGCCAAGGCGCTGGACCAGCTGCATACGTTCGGTGACGTGTTCTTCTCCAAGGAATTCGTCGAGCCGCGGCCCTTGCTGCGCGCGCTGGAACAGCCGAAAGGCTGCGTGCTGCTCATCGACGAGATCGACAAGTCCGACGCGGAATTCGAATCGCTGCTGCTGGAAATTCTGTCCGACTTCCAGGTGACGATTCCGGAGCTTGGCACCATCGCCGCCATCGTGCCGCCGACCGTCATCCTCACCTCCAATGGCGAGCGCGATCTCGGCGACGCGCTGAAGCGCCGCTGCCTGCATCTGCATATCGGCTTCCCCGAGCCGAAGCTGGAAGAGCGCATCGTCGAAACCCGCGTGCCCGGCGTCTCCGCCACCTTGCGCAAGCAGCTTGTGGGCTTCGTCAGCCAGGTGCGGACGCTGGACCTGAAGAAACTGCCCTCGGTGAGCGAGACCATCGACTGGGCCAAGGTGCTGGTGCTGCTCGGCGCCTCCGAACTCGGCCATGAGCTGGTGAAGGATACGCTCAACGTCCTGCTGAAATACGAAGGCGACATCGAAGCGACGATGCCGAATGTCTCTACCTTTGTCGCCAATGCGGGGCGGCAGGGCGTGTTCGGGTAG
- a CDS encoding thermonuclease family protein, with product MRILPLLFLLLTSPVLAAEAIVKDGDTIQIGNVAYNLAGVDAPEIDQPCVDEHADNWACGVEARDRLVKLVGKRDVRCEELGEDKAEKGRRAALCTIAGEAISLNQAVIQSGFGVSVEAPAKAKFQADETVAKDKRQGLWRGCFVAPADFRSKSADSALLGGSCAPDKEKALRAALFPVDLPRPDGCNIRAKQVRRAKLTGNVGVYLIPQCQNYATQPKPDRWFCSEDDARAAGYRKALNCQASSSRK from the coding sequence ATGCGCATCCTGCCACTGCTGTTCCTGCTGCTGACCAGTCCCGTTCTCGCGGCCGAGGCCATCGTCAAGGATGGCGACACGATCCAGATCGGCAATGTCGCCTACAACCTCGCCGGCGTGGACGCGCCCGAGATAGATCAACCCTGTGTCGATGAACACGCAGACAACTGGGCCTGCGGCGTCGAGGCGCGCGACCGGTTGGTGAAACTCGTCGGCAAGCGCGACGTGCGTTGCGAAGAACTCGGCGAGGACAAGGCGGAGAAGGGACGCCGCGCGGCACTCTGCACCATTGCCGGCGAAGCGATCAGCCTCAATCAGGCGGTGATCCAGTCGGGCTTCGGTGTCAGCGTGGAGGCGCCGGCCAAAGCCAAATTCCAGGCCGATGAGACTGTCGCGAAGGACAAGCGGCAGGGGCTGTGGCGCGGCTGTTTCGTGGCGCCTGCGGATTTCCGCAGCAAGAGCGCGGACTCTGCGCTGCTCGGCGGCTCCTGTGCGCCGGACAAGGAAAAGGCATTGCGGGCGGCGCTGTTCCCCGTCGACCTGCCGCGGCCCGATGGCTGCAATATCCGCGCAAAGCAGGTGCGCCGCGCCAAGCTGACGGGCAATGTCGGCGTCTATCTGATCCCGCAATGTCAGAACTACGCCACCCAGCCGAAGCCGGATCGCTGGTTCTGCAGCGAGGACGACGCCCGTGCCGCGGGTTACCGCAAGGCGCTGAATTGCCAGGCATCCAGCAGCCGCAAGTGA